The following proteins are encoded in a genomic region of Desulfuromonadaceae bacterium:
- a CDS encoding response regulator, whose translation MPRKALIADDEPRYRDLLKRILEKNGYVVDLAACGETATTLLLDNRYNLVVTDLDMPGLNGFDVIELVKRLPNTPPVLMVTAQKTMLDEGWKRLGDVQCLLKPFSLEDFRAKVDILTNSWQPFVKSE comes from the coding sequence ATGCCCCGCAAAGCCCTGATCGCTGATGATGAACCGCGTTATCGCGATCTGCTCAAACGTATTTTGGAAAAGAATGGCTATGTCGTCGACCTCGCGGCCTGTGGTGAAACAGCGACGACCCTGTTGCTCGATAATCGTTACAACCTGGTGGTGACCGACCTTGACATGCCCGGTCTCAACGGATTCGACGTGATCGAACTGGTCAAACGCCTGCCGAACACCCCGCCGGTGCTGATGGTTACGGCGCAAAAAACGATGCTTGATGAAGGGTGGAAGCGCCTCGGTGATGTCCAGTGCTTACTCAAACCTTTTTCACTGGAAGATTTTCGGGCCAAAGTCGACATATTGACAAACTCATGGCAACCCTTTGTGAAGTCCGAGTGA